A single Plasmodium malariae genome assembly, contig: PmUG01_00_13, whole genome shotgun sequence DNA region contains:
- the PmUG01_00029600 gene encoding fam-l protein, with product MEKKIKPILLIKFTLFVLLAWICYFTNNANIFSKFFDENYKVVRKLDTNIYRSLAKYKQYKDLNNIGLKNGMQNNGDFINENIYSCEKLAKNKSNLSNDSPSKNSRGHKQDKKNKSCVFETKKYSNLEKNIFKELDYMDFLKENRTISNKNYRKIICKKYGLRFALPVLILLLLLTVFIVDLTLGIVQEQSLWALIGFDKAQLKKLVEPLGFILTPLSKLSGFFKHSTWGGMDECSSCKDAANAVSKECILGQLFGYLVYVIPFFILGVAVISKVIYYHKKVKKYEKIKFRKR from the exons atggagaaaaaaattaaaccaATCTTACTTATtaaatttactttatttGTACTTTTAGCTTGGATATGTTACTTCACGAATAATGCG aatatatttagtaaattttttgatGAAAACTACAAGGTTGTTAGAAAATTagatacaaatatttatcgatcactagcaaaatataagcaGTATAAggatttaaataatataggaTTAAAAAATGGTATGCAAAATAATGGAGATttcataaatgaaaatatatatagttgtGAAAAATTAGCCAAGAATAAAAGTAACTTATCTAATGATAGTCCATCAAAAAATTCAAGAGGACATAAACaagataagaaaaataaatcttgtgTATTTGAaaccaaaaaatattccaatttagaaaaaaatatattcaaagaacTAGATTATATGGATTTTCTTAAGGAAAACAGGACaattagtaataaaaattatagaaaaataatatgtaaaaagtaCGGATTAAGATTCGCTTTACCTGTATTaatattgttgttattactgACAGTATTCATTGTAGATTTGACTTTGGGTATAGTGCAAGAACAAAGCTTATGGGCGCTAATAGGATTCGATAAGGcccaattaaaaaaattagttgaACCGCTAGGTTTTATTTTAACTCCATTGTCAAAATTAAGTGGGTTTTTCAAGCACAGTACATGGGGGGGGATGGACGAATGTTCTTCTTGCAAAGATGCTGCTAATGCTGTTAGTAAAGAATGCATATTAGGACAATTATTTGGATATTTGGTATATGTGATACCTTTTTTCATATTGGGTGTCGCAGTTATATCAAAGGTTatttattaccataaaaaagttaaaaaatatgaaaaaattaaattcaggaaaaggtaa
- the PmUG01_00029700 gene encoding fam-m protein, with the protein MKQKKNLFIIINVAVFLPLIWIYNSNNNLSTLSESLNENSCLGRKLVTRIYRLLANYKQQYSNNVYLKKKFPNNGVNEKKDIHSNKMDITEKRKQSNRSLLNKAQYYTEIVDYNNGMFDGKHFHFEKKWIRKKDYDNFLERKRKICDITLKKIKFKNYGFGVAIFFFFFPVGNRITHISRIRDVYQRFR; encoded by the exons atgaaacaaaaaaaaaacttatttattattataaatgttGCTGTATTTCTCCCTTTAATTTGGATATACAATTCTAACAATAATCTG agtaCACTTAGTGAATCCCTGAATGAAAATTCCTGCCTTGGTAGAAAATTAGTTACAAGAATTTATCGCTTACTAGCAAATTATAAACAacaatattcaaataatgtatatttgaaaaagaaatttccAAATAATGGagtgaatgaaaaaaaggatatcCATAGTAATAAAATGGATATAACAGAAAAAAGGAAGCAATCGAATAgaagtttattaaataaggcACAGTACTATACAGAAATTGttgattataataatggaatgtttgatggaaaacatttccattttgaaaaaaaatggattagaaaaaaagattatgataattttcttgaaagaaaaaggaaaatttgtgatataactttaaaaaaaataaaatttaaaaattatggatTTGGagttgctatttttttttttttttttcctgttgGGAATAGGATTACCCATATATCGAGGATTAGAGATGTCTATCAAAGATTTAGATAG